A window of Psychroflexus sp. ALD_RP9 contains these coding sequences:
- a CDS encoding fibrobacter succinogenes major paralogous domain-containing protein → MKLNILKIGLVAIVSVLLFSCEESDEDLESDGNQSRWDCLSGECSQVINGSYSSQLDCNLDCGNDATNLLYTEGDGVTDYEGNFYPTVIINGREWMAENLRLRNAPPVNGPDLVYSNDFDNWTSSGNAFNGIRAYCYPDDNINNYEEYGVLYTWHAVRWVDLCPQGWHIPSIDEWWDMFESLDQNQYAYSTASDELRSIEGWITPGNNLSGMNIKSAGSTLGVVPLRPTFLGFRASFWTSTEMDSEHAEYIDIFIPNESYGIGVIKSFQTSGTRRKKWNAASCRCIKDQ, encoded by the coding sequence ATGAAATTAAATATTTTAAAAATTGGTTTAGTGGCCATTGTTTCGGTTTTACTATTTTCTTGTGAAGAAAGTGATGAAGATTTAGAAAGCGATGGTAATCAAAGTCGTTGGGATTGCCTAAGTGGCGAATGTAGCCAAGTAATAAACGGATCTTATTCTTCTCAACTTGATTGTAATCTTGATTGTGGTAATGATGCCACTAATCTTTTGTATACTGAGGGTGATGGCGTAACAGATTATGAAGGCAATTTTTACCCTACGGTGATTATTAATGGAAGAGAGTGGATGGCAGAAAATCTTCGGCTTAGGAACGCACCACCTGTTAATGGCCCTGATTTAGTCTACAGTAATGATTTTGATAATTGGACATCAAGTGGTAATGCTTTTAATGGAATACGAGCGTATTGTTATCCTGATGATAACATTAATAATTATGAGGAGTATGGCGTTCTCTACACTTGGCATGCCGTGCGGTGGGTAGATTTGTGCCCTCAGGGTTGGCACATCCCAAGCATTGATGAATGGTGGGATATGTTCGAGTCTCTCGACCAGAATCAATATGCTTATTCTACTGCAAGTGATGAATTACGTTCAATTGAAGGTTGGATTACTCCAGGTAATAATCTAAGTGGCATGAATATTAAATCAGCAGGTTCTACTTTAGGAGTAGTGCCACTCAGACCTACATTTTTAGGATTTAGGGCAAGCTTTTGGACTTCGACTGAAATGGACTCAGAACATGCTGAATATATTGATATTTTTATTCCTAATGAATCCTATGGTATTGGAGTAATTAAGTCTTTTCAGACCTCAGGTACACGTCGAAAAAAATGGAATGCAGCATCTTGTAGGTGCATCAAAGATCAATAG
- a CDS encoding SUMF1/EgtB/PvdO family nonheme iron enzyme, whose product MKGGSFLCHASYCASFRISARMGNVEKSSSDHVGFRTVATPEMLINEKYWFLNTKECS is encoded by the coding sequence ATAAAAGGTGGTTCATTTTTATGCCATGCATCTTATTGTGCAAGTTTCCGAATTTCAGCAAGAATGGGTAATGTTGAAAAGTCTAGCTCTGACCACGTTGGTTTCAGGACGGTTGCTACGCCAGAGATGCTTATTAATGAAAAATATTGGTTTTTAAATACTAAAGAATGTTCATGA
- a CDS encoding fibrobacter succinogenes major paralogous domain-containing protein, translating to MKTSRLIYLLLLIPYIGISQSENTTTIGAQTWSMNLNATSFKNGEPIPQAQSNAEWEAAAKNKQPAWCYYNNDPSTAEKHGLLYNWFAVNDARGIAPEGWRVASKQDWETLLSNYQHNRAKALKTKEGWKVFYGNNSSGFSAYPVGIRGVPNFFQRGETTIYWTSTEVDEENAYGFAFTSSKRFVFGSQQYKVMGYSVRLVKN from the coding sequence ATGAAAACTTCTAGACTGATTTATTTACTTCTTTTAATTCCATATATAGGAATATCTCAATCTGAGAACACCACAACTATTGGTGCTCAGACTTGGTCTATGAATCTCAATGCGACGAGCTTCAAAAACGGAGAACCGATTCCACAAGCTCAAAGCAACGCAGAGTGGGAAGCAGCTGCTAAAAATAAACAACCTGCCTGGTGTTATTACAATAACGACCCTTCAACGGCAGAAAAACATGGACTTTTATACAATTGGTTCGCTGTAAATGATGCTAGAGGAATTGCACCTGAAGGTTGGAGAGTGGCTAGTAAGCAAGACTGGGAAACACTTTTATCTAATTATCAGCACAACAGAGCTAAAGCACTAAAAACTAAAGAAGGCTGGAAAGTTTTTTATGGAAATAATTCATCAGGATTTTCAGCTTATCCAGTTGGAATTCGAGGCGTGCCAAATTTTTTTCAGAGAGGTGAAACTACAATCTACTGGACGAGTACAGAAGTAGATGAAGAAAATGCTTATGGGTTTGCATTTACATCAAGTAAGAGATTTGTATTTGGCTCACAACAATATAAAGTAATGGGCTATTCTGTAAGATTGGTTAAAAATTAG